The following proteins are co-located in the Pirellulales bacterium genome:
- the rplR gene encoding 50S ribosomal protein L18 — MNHERTIARQRQRRGFRVRNRVKRDSRRPRLSIFRSHKHMYAQIIDDDAGKTLVYASTRDKDLSGSYGGNKAAAQTVGRVLAERALAAGIKAVAFDRREYKYHGRVAALAEAAREAGLSL; from the coding sequence ATGAATCACGAACGAACCATTGCCCGACAGAGGCAGCGACGAGGCTTTCGCGTCCGCAATCGCGTCAAGCGCGATTCGAGGCGTCCGCGGCTGAGCATCTTTCGCAGCCACAAGCACATGTACGCGCAGATCATCGACGACGACGCGGGCAAGACGCTGGTCTACGCCAGCACGCGCGACAAAGACCTTTCGGGCAGCTACGGCGGCAACAAGGCCGCGGCCCAAACGGTCGGTCGCGTGCTTGCCGAGCGGGCGCTGGCGGCCGGAATCAAAGCGGTGGCCTTTGACCGCCGCGAATACAAGTATCATGGCCGGGTGGCGGCGTTGGCCGAAGCCGCCCGCGAAGCCGGTCTGAGTCTCTGA
- the rplF gene encoding 50S ribosomal protein L6, with protein MSRIGKKPVLIPKGAKVAVSGNTVAVEGPLGKLEWGFRREVRVAVDDEAKQVKIDREGESRSARALQGLTRALIQNMLKGVTDGYEKKLEIVGVGYLAAVQGTTLQLRVGFANEVQMPIPSGLKVTCPDQTHIVVKGTDKQQVGQFAAEVRSVRKPEPYKGKGIRYDGEQVRRKAGKAMTK; from the coding sequence ATGTCACGCATAGGAAAAAAACCGGTCTTGATTCCCAAGGGCGCCAAAGTGGCCGTCAGCGGCAACACCGTGGCGGTCGAGGGACCGCTGGGCAAGCTCGAATGGGGCTTTCGGCGCGAGGTGCGCGTGGCGGTCGACGACGAGGCCAAGCAGGTCAAAATCGATCGCGAGGGCGAGTCGCGCTCGGCCCGCGCCCTGCAAGGGCTGACGCGCGCCCTGATTCAGAACATGCTCAAGGGGGTCACCGACGGCTACGAGAAAAAGCTGGAGATCGTGGGCGTCGGCTATCTGGCGGCCGTGCAAGGCACCACGCTGCAGCTTCGCGTCGGTTTCGCCAACGAAGTTCAGATGCCGATTCCCAGTGGACTGAAAGTGACCTGCCCCGACCAGACGCACATCGTCGTCAAGGGGACCGATAAGCAACAAGTCGGCCAGTTTGCCGCCGAGGTGCGCTCCGTCCGCAAGCCCGAACCGTACAAGGGGAAGGGCATTCGCTACGACGGCGAGCAAGTGCGGCGCAAGGCCGGCAAGGCGATGACGAAGTAA
- the rpsH gene encoding 30S ribosomal protein S8: MMTDPIADMLTRIRNAVRVERASVEMPLSKVKRGMAEVLKREGYIWDFEEVDAKPSPQLRIHLKYGPNGERVIRHIKRVSKPGRRIYSGADNLRPVLNGLGISIISTSRGVISDREARQRHLGGEVLCELW, translated from the coding sequence ATGATGACCGACCCCATCGCCGACATGTTGACCCGCATTCGCAATGCGGTGCGTGTCGAGCGCGCCAGTGTGGAAATGCCGTTGTCGAAGGTCAAGCGCGGCATGGCCGAAGTCCTCAAGCGCGAGGGCTACATCTGGGACTTCGAAGAGGTCGACGCCAAGCCAAGTCCGCAGCTTCGCATCCACCTGAAGTACGGCCCCAACGGCGAGCGCGTGATCCGGCACATCAAACGCGTGAGCAAGCCGGGCCGCCGCATTTACAGCGGCGCCGACAACCTGCGGCCCGTGCTCAACGGACTGGGAATTTCCATCATCAGTACCAGCCGCGGCGTGATCAGCGACCGCGAAGCGCGACAGCGGCATCTCGGCGGCGAGGTGCTGTGCGAGTTGTGGTAA